In the genome of Carya illinoinensis cultivar Pawnee chromosome 13, C.illinoinensisPawnee_v1, whole genome shotgun sequence, the window TTCCCCCTGCCCTCATGTTTATCATATtataaagatataaaacaaaataagcaAATTAAGCAGATTTGTTAATCTGCATTTAATTTGTTAGATAAGaggttatatatacatatattattgacaaattgacaaatatatacatatatattagacAGGAAGCCAGGAAGCCAATGCCTAACAACTttggccatatatatataacgcgCGTCCTCGAACGTAATACCTAAACTACCATAGAATGAATTATTAGTTAAATTCAACCACACAATATTGAAAAGTGACTCATGATAGACACACAGAgccatcttaattaattaatttcctcAGGAAAATGCATTCTACTTTCCTTAATTTCCTAATTCAATATTCATTCACAAGTAACTTCATTGAAAGTTGAATCATCCAGGAATTAAGTATATAGTGCTTAGTAGTAAACATGCAAAAGACGCGACCAATTAATTTCATGGAGACTTCCCATCGCAACCACTCTGATCCAATCCACaactactatattatataagagaaaagatatttataatcatgAATGGTGCAACTACTGCACAGTTGCTTTAAAAAAGGTGAATAAAATATgtgactcacataaaaaaaattaattttttaatagtggatctcattatttttcaaagtgattatgCGGCGTTTACGCActttatgattgtaaatataattactCATTATATAATGACTTTTGTTagatctttaatttgtttgacaAATCCTAAATTTGTTTCACCAATTGCACGCAAACACTCGAACACAAACTACTGCAtatgataatcaaaatatcaaacacAAACAACTGTAGTTGAAGACTTACATGACTTGGAGGTATATGTTTTCCAGTAAGAAAATCAAGCAAATGCTAGTGTCAAATCTATAGGTAACGCTTTCAGGTGTAACTCTTcaattccttaaaaaaaaaatatgaggtgtatgaattattattattatgcaaGTTGCAGACAAGGTTCATGACATCAAAAAGTACATAAAGGTATATCCCTTTTTAAGAGTCTCTCTCTAAGGAGAGTTCCAGTCCTCGGTAAGGAGAGTCCCAAGTGAAGCTAGATGGAAGAAATCAAAAATCGATGGAGTAATTTGAGGCTtacagaggaagaagaagaggtcaTTGAGTTCCCTCAAGGTTGTGAAGCAGAAATATAGCGTAAGGGAGAGAGAAGTCTTATTGGAAAGATCTATTCAAATTGAGTTATTGGCAAGGAAGTTATAGCTAACGCAATGGGGAAGATATGGAGAATTAGCAAACGACCTGTGTTCCAGGAGGTGGAAAAAAACGTCTTTGTTATTACATTCGCCAATCATGCTGATAGACAGAGGATCCTAGATGGTAAACCATGGCTATTTGCAAGCGTGCTATTTATGATTCTGCCTTATGATGGAGACTTACAACCTGGGAAAATGCATGTCGATAAAGAAACATTCTGGCTACAAGTTCACAATCTCCCATTAGGCTTTATGACAGAAGAATGGGGTCATCGTATCGGAGCATCGGTAGGAGATGTACTGGATGTTGATGTTGACGAGGACGGGATAGGATGGGGCAAATGCTTGAGGGTGAAGGTCGAAATTAAATTACAGAAGGCCATAGCTAGAGGTAGAACTATAATGGTGAACGGGAAAAAGGTATGGCTAAGCTTTAAATATGAGAAGCTTCCAAAGATATGCTTCAGCTGTGGGTGAATTTTACACGGCGAAAACGGTTGCCTAAATGAAGCGGGAGGCAACCAGGCTTCCATTTCTCAGTTTGGTTTGTGGCTAAGGGTAGAGGACAGTTATAAACGGCAGCCAGTTTTTATTCCCTCAAATGGTAACTCAAATGGCAGAGAGGATGGACAGCAGGATCCTGTAAAGAAAGCTGGAGGTAGCGAAGCAGAAGGTTCTATGGGAAGCATTGCGAGCAGGAGACAAGTTAAAGATCTAGCCCTGAACCAAAACAGAGTAAGGTCAGGTGGTAGTGAGATCCATGGCTCCGGAGGAGGAACGACAACAGTGGACATGAGGCAAAAGAATTTGGCAGGAGGAGGTGGGAAGACTGCTATAGAAGATGGGATTGATGGGACACAGTATGGGGCGACGCAGAGAGTAGGCATGAGTCTACACTGCGGAGGAAACCTGCATAGGGACAAGGTTCATACAGGGCGGGAAACAAATGATACACTGATGGGCCTAACTGTAATGGGTTTGCCAAATGTGGCTTTGGAAAAGCCTAAAGCTATGAATGGGCCCAACAAACAGACTCAAGAGAGGAAACAAGATGATGGGGAAAGGCCGATGTGGGAAATGGCTATGTTCAAGAGTCAGGTAATAACAATGGATCAAACAGAAGGAGCAGTGACTTCTAACCAAGGGAGCCGTAGGTGGAAACGCCATGCTAGAGGACAAGGATCAACTCTTATGGAGGGAGGTCTGCAACCAGGGATCAAAAGAATAGCTGAGTTTAATGAAGAGGTCCACGGTGCACCAGCACGAAAGAGAAGAGGTAAGAACTCTTGTTACAAAAGTGATGGGAACGTCACAACTAAAGCGGTGAAGGCTGGTGACCAACCCCACCGAAGGCTATGAAAATTCTtagttggaactgtcgggggcttgggaacccccggacAGTTCATAGtctttgtttccaaacaaaggagaaagatcCCGACTtggttttcttgatggaaaccaaGTTGTCCCAAGCAAGAGCTACCAAGGTAGCAAGGAAGGCCAGATATGAGTGTTGCATGGCAGTAGATGCAGTAGGGAGAAGTGGTGGGTTGATGCTCATGTGGAAGCAAGAAGTTAAGCTAGAACTAATTAACTATTCTCAAAGACACATTAATGTGTTAATGAAGAATGATGAGAACAATTTAAACTGGGTTCTTACTTGTTTTTATGGTCATCCCAAAACAAACAAGAGGAGGGAAGCATGGCAGCTTTTGCAGTCTTTTAATCCTAGTGATATGGGGTGGGGAATAATAGGTGACTTCAATGAGATTCTGTCACATGATGAAAAGATAGGAGGAAGGGTTAGATCAGAGAACCAGATGGGGTTATTTAGAGAGGTGGTCGAAAATTGCAGACTTTTTGATCTAGGATGGGAGGGGAACAAGTACACTTGGTGTAACAGACACGAGAATTAAACCTTCACTAAGGAGAGATTGGATAGAGGCTTGGCCAATAGAAGATGGTTGGAGTCTTTTCTAGATGCTAAAGTCAGCACCATGATGGCCTTATGCTCAGATCATAGGCCTATCCTACTGGATTGCTCAAGTGGAAGGGGGGAAAGGACACATTTCTATTACCATTGCAAGTATGAGATGAACTGGACCAAGGAGAAAGGCTATAAAGATATAGTTGCAGAAGTATGGCAAAGAGAAAACCACCTTCTAAGGCAAAACAGTAGGTTACAAAGTAAGTTGGAGAGATGTAGCAAAAAGGCTTCAGTATTGGAGCAGGGACCTGAGAAGAAATAGATTAACAGCCATAAAACAGAAAACAGAAGAAATCAAATAGTtgcaagaggaagagagagcAGATAACATGGGTGACCTCAAAAGATTGCAAAATGAGGTTGGCTTTTTACTTGACCAGGAAGATGCaagatggaaacaaagggccaaaGTCCATTGGTTGACACATGGAGATAGGAATACCAAATTCTATCATGCCTATGTCaatcaaaggagaaaaaagaacacTATAAGACAGATAGTAGATGGAGAAGGGAGAGTGTTAAGTTCAAAGGAGGAGGTGGCATCGGGGTTCAGGCTTCATTTCAACAAGGTCTATCAATCCTCTAATCCTACTGAAAGAGCTATCCAACACTGCCTAAGTGGTGTAGAAAACATGATCTCAAGGGGCAAGAGTGAACTATTGGACAAGGATTTTTCTCCTGAAGAGGTAGTGATTGCTCTCAAACAAATGTCACCCTTTAAGTCACCTGGGCCAAATGGATTCAGTGCTGGCTTCTACTAAGACCATTGGGATATAGTTGGTTCTGATGTGGTCAAAGCAGTCCTAGATTTCTTTAGAACTGGTGAGATGCCTGTAGGATTGAATCACACTCTCATAGCCCTAATCCCTAAGATAAACTCCCCCAAATCAGTTAATGATTACAGGCCACTCAGTCTCTGCAATGTGTGGTATAAATTAATCTTGAAGGTCTTGGCAAACAGGCTGAAAACAGTGCTGCAAGAGATCATATCCTGGaaccaaagtgctttcttaCTTAGCAGGTTAATCACAGACAACATAATGGTGGCATATGAGCTCCTTCATACTATGCAAACTAGGCAAAAGGGAAGAGAAGGCAGCATGGCCATTAAGCtagatatgtctaaggcatatgGTAGAATGGAATGGGAATTTCTGCAAACAATGCTTACTAAATTAGGTTTCAGTGACAAATGGAGGGGGCTAATCATGGCGTGTGTAAAATCTGTTACATACTCAATAGTGGTGAATGGGATCCCAGGAGACATTATTTGGCCAACAAGAGgattaaggcaaggggatcctctttccccttaccttttcctTTGTGTGCAGAAGGCCTGAGTACCCTTATGCATCAAGCTGAAGCAAGAGGCCTCATCAAGGGTGTAGCTGTTACAAGGGGTGGAAAAAGAATCAACCACCTTTTGTTTGCTGATGACTGTGTAATGTTTTGCAGGTCAATGATAGAGGAATGGTCCATCATTGTACATCTGTTAAAAATTTATGAAGAAGCATCGGGACAGACTTTGAACAGGCAGAAAGCATCCATCCTTTTTAGCTCAAACACTAATACAGCAGTGAAGGAGAGCATTTCCCAACCAATTGTTTCAATAGAGCTCTTATTGCCAAGCAAGGATGGAGAATTTTACAGGAACCCTCCTCTTTGATGGCTCAAATATTCAAAGAAAAGTACGTTAAATCATGCAACATGATGGAGGCACAAGCAGGCTATTGTCCTTCTCAAATTTGGAGGAGTTTGATGTCAGTGATGGATTTGATCAGAGCTGGAAGTGTTTGGAGAGTAGGAAATGGAAAGAGCATAAGAATATGGAAAGACAAATGGGTGCCTATACCTTCTACTTTTCAGATTCAGTCTCCTATCAAGGAATTGGAACCTGATGCAACTGTTGATGAGCTTATTGAAGAAGAAAGCAAGACATGGAAGAAAGAGCTAGTACAAGCCATTTTCAGACGAGAGGAAGTCCAGTGTATCTGTAGTATACCTATTATCATAAGAGGGATGGATGATAAAGTAATCTGGGGGCTATCAAATAAAGGGAGATTTTAGGTTAAGAGTGCATACTATACAGACCtggagaaaaagaaacagaagaCAGGAGAGACATCAAGTGGAGACCAAAATGAAAGTTGGTGGGGGAAAATATGGAGACTAACAAGCTCAGGTAAGGTAAAACAGTTTATTTGGAAAGTCCTCAATGGAATACTACCAACAAGGAGCAATCTTTTCAAGAGAATGATAGTTGATAACTCTACCTGTGTTGTCTGCAACAGAGATGAGGAAACAACTTTACACGTGCTATGGGATTGTCCTGCTTCAGTAGATGTGTGGGGAGAGGAATGTAGTCcagtaaaaaaatagagaatgaattATGTTGACTTCAGGTCACTATGGTCTGATTTTCAATCCAAGCTTGAAGAAGGAAAGCTTCACATAGTAACTGAGTTGCTTTATGGCCTATGGAGAAGGAGAAATGAAGTAGTATTCGAAGGAAAGTTCAAAGGCCCTTCTATAATCTTTCAGTTGGCATTACATGAAGTAGAGGTAACCAAGTTGGCTCAAGAAAAGCCGAGAGAGAGTCAAGCAAGTCCAACAGTAGCGATGAGAACTCTGTGGAGACCCCCTAGATTGGATTATATGAAAGTGAATGTTGATGTAGCCATGGATAAAAGGATGGGAAGGACAGGTATCGATATTGTAGTGAGGAACTGCAGTGGTGAGGTACATGTGGTGGTAGCTACTCCCAAACAAGTAACAAAGAGTGCTAATGCAACTGAGAGCTAGGCCATGCTTCGTGCTATTCTGTTATGCAGGGAACTAGGCCTCAGACAGGTGCAACTGGAAGGAGATGAGAAGATGGTAGTGGATGCAGTCAATTCAAATACACAAAACACTTCATGGGATGGACAAATTATAGAGGACATCAAATCTATCATGCATGCCCAGCCAGGGTGGTCAGtttctgtaacagcccgctagaaatttaattgtgaaatttctattagctttaggaacctcatgaagaccccataagtttttacgaatccattaatcgtataggttttagtctaactacatagttagtgttattatttactatggtatccgaagtgtattttttattattggagatagttagaagtgtcaaaatgtattatggtttgtgccattagactcggagggttatttaaggttttatggcgcaataacactttttcatattttcggatgaAACGTCtgctcaaaactgtagatattattggataaaaatatcttgagctaatttttgtagatattattggataaaaatattttaaactaattttgtggatattattggataaaaatattttaagctaatttcgtggatattattaggtaagagagtcctacacttaactctcacttcgggtaagagagtcacacacttaactctcacttcgggtaagagagtcctacacttaactctcactccagcctcatctcttccatatctcatccataagtatctccagccacccctccccatgaaattatctcatttacactttctattaaaagaataccaaacactctctcggatagcttttaggagttcttttgcaagcccatttcaaagcttttgtaagtattttatcataaagtatccttcatataagttgttcctttttgcgtctagtttatgtggatatcttatttgtcccattttaagatcatttgatcagtaaaatattatgtaaactatagaaaggtcattctggaagatgaactggagaatatgttatagtttggagtttttgaccaagttaatggatagatattggtccgaaatttttatggagtatttttaacatgtatatatgactattggttgaggagttttgcatgattaaaggttttgatgaaagatttgcttagatttagaaacttagaaactagaagaggaaaaatagtttctgttttgagaaagtttaactctttggtggtctaaacctattccaatgactttgataattttatcggaggatcctaagcatcttatatacatgttatattagtattttgaagatatttgatgttagtttcaaagatatgaaattttatgcaaatagATATTCAGagaagccaaagtgtggatgttcttggctaaatttatgttttggttaatttctaactatgtgatcttgaattagaagcttatatatgttttaggatatctttttaaaccatgtgatggtttcgtttgaagatcacatatttataagtcatagatcaaaaggttgatcaaaacaagttggaaacaaaaatctataaaaatagcatatgggaatttcgaccctatggagttttaatagttgtgattagttttaaatttttctaaattgatatttgaatggaggataaaatttacatgatgcatgtaaattttggtgacttttggagttagtatgcaaaatccttaagttatgggtaaaacggtcattttcttacatgcagagagtaaaatggaaattttactctttaagttagtattttccatatttcaatttattagtgatttagtgctaacttttagaatcactaattacagttcctcgtgatcgcgcttaaagttttataagaaacgcagagatcgagtagcttttaacttac includes:
- the LOC122291000 gene encoding uncharacterized protein LOC122291000; the encoded protein is MNYVDFRSLWSDFQSKLEEGKLHIVTELLYGLWRRRNEVVFEGKFKGPSIIFQLALHEVEVTKLAQEKPRESQASPTVAMRTLWRPPRLDYMKVNVDVAMDKRMGRTGIDIVVRNCSGEGTRPQTGATGRR